The Candidatus Polarisedimenticolia bacterium genome includes the window GCCGTTCCTGTCGAATGCCACCGGCGGCTGGATCACCCAGGAGCAGGCGACCGATCCGGCTTACTGGGCCGGTCACATCCGCCGGACGGTGCGCTTCGCCGACAACGTGGCGGCGCTTGCCGCCGACTCCTCCCGCGTCCTGCTGGAGGTCGGTCCCGGGAACGCGCTGTCGTCGCTGGCGCGGCAGCAGGCGGGCCAGGAAGCGGAGATCGTGGCATCGCTGCACCATCCGCGCGACGGGGCCGACGACGCTGTCTCCCTGCGCGAGGCGCTGGGAAAGCTCTGGTGCGCCGGGGTCGACATCGACTGGACGGCGCTGCACGCCGATTCCCGCAGAAGACGCGTTCCACTCCCCACCTATCCGTTCGAGCGCAAGCGCTACTGGATCGAGCCCGGCGCCGAGCTCCTGGCGCGCCCGGGCTCCGGCGGCGCGTCCAAGGCCATGGGGGCCGAGTTCAAGGCCATGGGGGCCGATTTCAAGAAGCCCGCTCTCGAGGAGTGGTTCTACGTCCCCGGCTGGAAGCGATCCCATTTCCGGGCCTCGCCCGCGGAAGTCGACGAGGCCGCCTGGATCATTTTCGACGATGGGACGGACCTCGCGGCTCGTGTGGCCGCGGCGGCGCGCGGCACGACGGTGGTCCGGGTCGGTGCCGGAATTGCTTTCGCTCACGACGCAGAGGACACCTTCACTCTCGATCCGCGCCGGCCGGAGCATTACCAGGAGCTGTTGCGCGCCCTGCAAGGGCGCGTCAAACGGTGGCGCATCGCGCATCTCTGGTCCTCGGACCCGGCCCGCGTGAGCGCCGAGTCGGCGCAGGAGCTGGGATTCTTTTCACTGCTACACCTCTGCCAGGCGATCGGAGGCGAAGCGGCCGGCGCCGAGTTCCACATCGCCGTCGTCGTTTCGAGCCTGTTCGACGTGACCGGCGAGAAGCCGCTGCGTCCCGAGCGGGCCACCCTCATCGGTCCCTGCCGCGTCGCCCCCCAGGAGTATCCCGGCATGGCCTGCCGGCTGCTGGACCTGGCGAGGTCGAGCCCGGAGGAAGGGGCGCGCTGCGTGATCCTCGAGCTGGAGGCGGCCGACACCGAGCGGGTCGTGGCCTGGCGCGGCGGACATCGCTGGGTCCCCCACTACGAGAAGATCCGGCTCGGATCCGCACCGGACGGCAAGAGTCCGTGGGGCGCCGGCGAAGCGTTTCTCTTCACCGGAGGCACCGGACCCCTGGAGCTGGGTCTCGCCGGGAAGCTGGCCGCGGGAGGCGCGAAGAAGATCGCTTTCCTGCAAAGCGATCCCGGCTCGGAGACCGCCGTCGAGACTCTGCGCTCGCGCGGCGTGGAGGTGCTCTGCTCTCCGGCCCCCGTGACCGAACGCGAAGCGCTCACGGCGGCCTTCGCGCGGATCCGGGGCCGGTTCGGCGGGCTCGACGCGGTGTTCCACACGGCGGGCGACATCGGCGGCGGCATGATGCAGCTCAAGACGAGCGCGGCGATCGATCCCGTGCTGGCGCCGCGCCTCGACGGGACGCGCTTCCTGGCCGGGCTGCTCGGCGAGGGCGAAGCCCTGGTGCTGTTCTCCTCGGCCATCTCGGTCACCGGGGTCTTCGGCCAGGTCGATTACTGCGCCGCGAGCGCTTTCCTCGATGCCTTCGCGCAGTCCCGCCGCGGGGAAAGCGGACCTCGAGTCACTTGCCTCGATTGGGGAACGGCCCGCTGGGATCGCTGGCAGACGCCGACCGGCGCCGGCTCGCAGGCGCTGTTGGAGCAGCTGCGCGCTTTCCAGGAACAGGTCGGCATCACGGTGGAGGAGGGGATCGACGCCCTGCACCGCTGCGCGCCGCTCGCCGAGCCTCAGATGGTCGTCGCCGCGCAGGACCTGGAGGAGCTGCTCGCGCAGTCAGCCTCCACTTCAGTGGCCGATTTCCTCGAGGGGATCGGCGGCAAGGCGCCCGCCAGCTCCGGGACAGACACACGCGAGATCGTCGCGCCGGCCACCGAGACCGAGCGCCGCGTGGCGGAGATCTGGACCCAGCTCCTCGGCATTGCCAGGATCGGCCGGACCGACAGTTTCTTCGAGCTGGGGGGGAACTCGCTGCTCGCCATCCAGCTCGCGTCCCACCTGCGCAAGGCCTTCGACATCGAGCTGGCGATCGCCGGCATCTTCGAATCGACCGACCTCGCCAGCCTGGCCGATACGGTCGATGCCGCGCTCGAAGAGCGCCGCAAGGCGGCCGACATCGCCGCGCTGCTCGCCGAGATCGAGACCCTGTCGGAGGACGAGGTGCGCTCGGAGCTGGCGCGCGGCGCTCCGGCCGAGGAGAAGGTGGCGCGATGAGCGATCTCGGCGACCGTCTCGCGAAGCTCAGCGAAGCGCAGCAGCGCCTGCTCGAGCGCCGGCTGCGCGAGAAGGGGCTGGAAACGGCGAATACGACTCGCGCGGGTGCGGGCGGCATCGCGACCCGGAGTCCGGAAGATGCCGACCCGGAGGCCTGGCGCGGGCGGCGCCCCCGGCGTCCGTTGCGCTTCAGCCTCTATTTCTTCTCGGACGACGGCTCGCGGGAAGAGGACGCCAAGTACCGCCTCGCCCTGGAAAGCGCGCGCTTCGCCGACCGGCACGGCTTCGAGGCGGTCTGGACTCCGGAGCGGCATTTTCAGCCTTTTGGCGGCCTCTATCCCAACCCGTCGGTCCTCTCGGCGGCCCTCGCCGCCGTGACTACGAAGGTCGGGATTCGCGCCGGCAGCGTGGCGCTGCCGCTGCACCACCCGGTGCGCGTCGCCGAGGAGTGGTCGGTGGTGGACAACCTGTCGCACGGCAGGGCGGCGGTC containing:
- a CDS encoding SDR family NAD(P)-dependent oxidoreductase; amino-acid sequence: HVAGQSLLSQECDVALAGGVSITVPQNSGYLYEEGGISSPDGRCRAFDEAAAGCIKGNGSALVVLRRLEDALRDGDTIRAVIKGSAVNNDGSVKVGFTAPSDQGQAGVIAEALSLAEIDPSTIAYVEAHGTGTALGDPVEIAALARAFGPEAGRIRRCALGSLKSNVGHLDAAAGAAGFIKTVLALQHREIPPSLHYQRPNPKMNLDATPFYVNAELRDWPADGGPRRAGVSSFGIGGTNAHVILEEAPKTGAAAPQRAPQLIVVSAASESALDASCAALAACFESQASPSLADAAYTLQVGRKRLPWRQALVARDAAEAIAALRAGSARPRNRKTDRRGAPVVFLFPGQGAQHPGMAAGLYREEKIFREEFDRCAAILAPLLGVDLREAVFTTGAGAQETETRLRETSLAQPALFAVEHSLAKLWIAWGISPVAMAGHSIGELVAACLAGVMSLEEALQLVAERGRLMGSLPRGAMLAVQLGEAEITRRLRDFAQLSIAAINSPTSSVVSGPENDMAKLEAGLQAEGAAFRRIHTSHAFHSAMMDPILPEFEKACRRLRLKPPSLPFLSNATGGWITQEQATDPAYWAGHIRRTVRFADNVAALAADSSRVLLEVGPGNALSSLARQQAGQEAEIVASLHHPRDGADDAVSLREALGKLWCAGVDIDWTALHADSRRRRVPLPTYPFERKRYWIEPGAELLARPGSGGASKAMGAEFKAMGADFKKPALEEWFYVPGWKRSHFRASPAEVDEAAWIIFDDGTDLAARVAAAARGTTVVRVGAGIAFAHDAEDTFTLDPRRPEHYQELLRALQGRVKRWRIAHLWSSDPARVSAESAQELGFFSLLHLCQAIGGEAAGAEFHIAVVVSSLFDVTGEKPLRPERATLIGPCRVAPQEYPGMACRLLDLARSSPEEGARCVILELEAADTERVVAWRGGHRWVPHYEKIRLGSAPDGKSPWGAGEAFLFTGGTGPLELGLAGKLAAGGAKKIAFLQSDPGSETAVETLRSRGVEVLCSPAPVTEREALTAAFARIRGRFGGLDAVFHTAGDIGGGMMQLKTSAAIDPVLAPRLDGTRFLAGLLGEGEALVLFSSAISVTGVFGQVDYCAASAFLDAFAQSRRGESGPRVTCLDWGTARWDRWQTPTGAGSQALLEQLRAFQEQVGITVEEGIDALHRCAPLAEPQMVVAAQDLEELLAQSASTSVADFLEGIGGKAPASSGTDTREIVAPATETERRVAEIWTQLLGIARIGRTDSFFELGGNSLLAIQLASHLRKAFDIELAIAGIFESTDLASLADTVDAALEERRKAADIAALLAEIETLSEDEVRSELARGAPAEEKVAR